From Ptychodera flava strain L36383 chromosome 2, AS_Pfla_20210202, whole genome shotgun sequence, the proteins below share one genomic window:
- the LOC139151369 gene encoding zinc finger protein 862-like: MYCKQCRSAYGQLAVNKVAIARTSTFYSYSKGPFVIGSENFRHSSLVAHAQSKGHSVAIEHVKHRTAPCGTSSAEMALQKMNESVFSKLTNLFRNAHSICVNSRPFKDYVWMSSLDVMKGVEVGETYRNDKACRQFITAISEVERERLQNETSDNKFISIVSDGSTDVSVIENEIVYIRSAREGNVKIYFCSLEEVKKADAAGIYNAITHSVSEAMGPESLGKVVGFAADGASVNTGKSNGVIVKLRENLSPSIVMIKCLVHRLELAFKEAVKCKAHDCLMTLLGELYKMYHKSPLQRTNLKRHLKLWAQLQLCHLGSEGRDGFPTP; this comes from the coding sequence ATGTACTGCAAACAATGCCGCAGTGCCTACGGTCAGTTAGCTGTCAATAAGGTAGCGATTGCAAGGACATCGACGTTCTATAGCTATTCCAAGGGTCCATTTGTCATTGGGTCAGAGAATTTCCGTCATTCAAGCCTTGTTGCTCACGCTCAAAGTAAAGGACACAGTGTAGCCATTGAGCATGTAAAGCACCGCACCGCTCCATGTGGTACGAGTAGCGCAGAGATGGCTTTGCAGAAAATGAACGAGTCTGTATTCAGTAAACTTACGAATCTCTTCAGAAACGCTCATTCCATCTGTGTAAATAGTCGCCCATTTAAGGACTACGTCTGGATGTCAAGTCTTGATGTTATGAAAGGAGTCGAAGTTGGTGAGACCTACCGTAATGATAAAGCCTGTAGGCAATTTATCACTGCGATCAGCGAGGTGGAAAGGGAAAGACTACAGAATGAAACGAGTGACAACAAGTTCATTTCCATAGTAAGTGATGGTTCAACTGATGTATCTGTCATCGAAAATGAGATCGTATATATCAGATCTGCTCGTGAAGGAAATGTTAAGATATATTTCTGTTCGTTGGAGGAAGTGAAGAAAGCCGATGCAGCCGGTATTTATAATGCCATAACACACAGTGTATCTGAAGCAATGGGGCCAGAGTCACTTGGAAAGGTGGTAGGATTTGCTGCTGATGGGGCTTCAGTAAACACTGGTAAGTCCAATGGCGTCATAGTAAAGCTGAGGGAGAACCTGTCACCATCTATCGTCATGATCAAGTGTCTAGTTCACCGACTAGAACTGGCTTTCAAGGAAGCTGTGAAGTGTAAGGCACATGACTGTCTGATGACTTTACTCGGAGAACTCTATAAAATGTACCATAAGAGCCCCTTGCAGAGAACAAACCTCAAAAGGCATTTGAAACTCTGGGCACAGCTCCAGTTATGCCACTTAGGATCGGAGGGACGAGATGGCTTTCCCACACCTTGA
- the LOC139151363 gene encoding uncharacterized protein has product MTLSEHWRDVLTRQGVDCTLVLCEWNLLKQLLYSNDDIYSITWQQINAKYRQRTPNILDLIDLVLSLPASSAECERGFSVMKLTKTDYRNRLSSKTMTEIMRIKLHSPSIEDFDPAPAIHIWNKISSIRSRRPAFKSSKHTQLSEAVFDSVADVASTSTSNEPVTPNADDDDESDYESCDSDFSVSEEDEGCDLFEIANNVDE; this is encoded by the exons ATGACATTGAGTGAGCACTGGAGAGACGTCCTCACTAGGCAAGGTGTTGACTGCACCCTTGTATTGTGTGAGTGGAATCTATTGAAGCAACTGCTCTACAGCAA tGATGATATCTACAGCATCACCTGGCAGCAGATTAATGCGAAATACAGACAAAGAACACCTAATATTCTAGACCTCATAGATCTAGTTCTCAGTTTACCAGCAAGCAGTGCTGAGTGTGAGCGTGGTTTTTCTGTCATGAAGTTAACGAAGACTGACTACAGGAACAGGTTATCAAGTAAAACCATGACAGAGATAATGAGAATCAAACTTCATTCACCCAGCATAGAGGACTTTGACCCTGCTCCTGCCATACATATTTGGAATAAGATATCTAGCATTCGTAGTCGCAGGCCAGCCTTTAAATCAAGTAAACATACGCAACTGAGTGAAGCAGTCTTTGATAGTGTTGCAGATGTTGCTAGCACCTCAACCTCAAATGAACCTGTAACACCCAATGCAGATGATGACGATGAGTCTGACTATGAATCATGTGATTCGGACTTCAGTGTTAGTGAGGAGGacgagggctgtgatctttttgagattgcaaataatgtagatgaatga